One genomic region from Amycolatopsis sp. FBCC-B4732 encodes:
- the sucC gene encoding ADP-forming succinate--CoA ligase subunit beta: MDLYEYQARDLFAAHGVPVLPGSVASTPEEAKTAAEQIGNQVVVKAQVKVGGRGKAGGVKLAQTPDEAKEKAEAILGLDIKGHITRRVLVAEASDIASEYYFSFLLDRANRTFLAMASSEGGMEIEQLAVERPEALAKIPVDSIAGVDKAKALEILKAGNFPADIIDEAADVVVKLWETFVSEDATLVEVNPLVRDPQDKIIALDGKVTLDENADFRQPGHEALVDKEAENPLEAKAKAKNLNYVKLDGQVGIIGNGAGLVMSTLDVVAYAGEKHGGVKPANFLDIGGGASAEVMAAGLDVILNDTDVKSVFVNVFGGITACDAVANGIVEALKILGDEASKPLVVRLDGNNVVEGRQILADANHPLVTVVDTMDNAADKAAELAAAGA; this comes from the coding sequence GTGGACCTCTACGAGTACCAGGCGAGGGATCTCTTCGCCGCCCACGGAGTACCGGTTCTGCCGGGCTCGGTGGCAAGCACCCCCGAAGAAGCCAAGACCGCCGCGGAGCAGATCGGTAACCAGGTCGTCGTCAAGGCGCAGGTGAAGGTCGGCGGCCGTGGCAAGGCGGGCGGCGTCAAGCTGGCCCAGACGCCGGACGAGGCGAAGGAGAAGGCGGAAGCCATCCTCGGCCTCGACATCAAGGGCCACATCACGCGCCGCGTGCTCGTGGCGGAAGCTTCGGACATCGCGTCCGAGTACTACTTCTCCTTCCTGCTGGACCGCGCGAACCGCACGTTCCTGGCGATGGCGTCCTCCGAGGGCGGCATGGAGATCGAGCAGCTCGCCGTCGAGCGCCCCGAAGCGCTCGCGAAGATCCCGGTCGACTCGATCGCCGGTGTCGACAAGGCGAAGGCGCTCGAGATCCTGAAGGCCGGCAACTTCCCGGCCGACATCATCGACGAGGCCGCCGACGTCGTCGTGAAGCTCTGGGAGACCTTCGTCTCCGAGGACGCCACCCTCGTCGAGGTCAACCCGCTGGTCCGCGACCCGCAGGACAAGATCATCGCCCTCGACGGCAAGGTCACCCTCGACGAGAACGCGGACTTCCGCCAGCCGGGTCACGAAGCCCTGGTGGACAAGGAAGCCGAGAACCCGCTCGAGGCGAAGGCCAAGGCCAAGAACCTCAACTACGTCAAGCTCGACGGCCAGGTCGGCATCATCGGCAACGGCGCGGGCCTCGTCATGTCCACTTTGGACGTGGTGGCGTACGCGGGCGAGAAGCACGGCGGCGTGAAGCCGGCGAACTTCCTCGACATCGGCGGCGGCGCGTCGGCCGAGGTCATGGCGGCCGGGCTGGACGTCATCCTCAACGACACCGACGTGAAGAGCGTCTTCGTCAACGTCTTCGGCGGCATCACCGCCTGCGACGCGGTGGCGAACGGCATCGTCGAGGCCCTGAAGATCCTGGGCGACGAGGCCAGCAAGCCGCTGGTCGTCCGCCTGGACGGCAACAACGTCGTGGAGGGTCGCCAGATCCTGGCGGACGCGAACCACCCGCTCGTCACCGTGGTGGACACAATGGACAACGCGGCCGACAAGGCTGCCGAGCTCGCCGCGGCAGGTGCGTGA